CGAAACTGTCGGTCAAGCCTGGAACACATTGATGCAGGGGTTCCACAGGGAAGTGTGCTTGGACCCTTCCCGTATACCCTGTACACTGCTGACATGCCAACTCCCGTCAACAACACCGATGAAGCCTCCCCTgctcagctgctcctggccaccTACACTGATGACACCGCCATGCTTGCGTCGCACTCATCCTTTCAATTCAGCCCAATGCAGTTCAGGAATGGCTGCATGCAATCGAGCGATGGACTGGTAAATGGAACAAATCCATTACATTCACTAAGTCGGCCTGTGTCACATTTACCCTGCGACCTCAAATATGCCTAGGTCTTCTCTTTGACGGAAATACCATTGACTACGTCTCATCCCACTGCTACTTCCGAGTTCACCTTGATGGACGCTGAGTTGAAAAGTCCATATCACGGCAGTTAGAGCCAAATCCTCATGGAAGCTGAAAAAGCTGGACAGGGTTTTCCACTCAAGCAACCTCCATATGGCAGTTGAGGCTCCCTTAATAAAAGCCATATTGGTCCAACACTGACCTACGCAATCCAAGTGTGGAGTGTGCCTCCGGGACTCAGCTCAATGGGCTTGGAGTAATACAATCGCGAGCGGCACGACATGCATCTGGGCTACCCTGGTATGTGAGCAACCGAGTCATCGAAAAGGACTTAAAAGTTGTCCCACTGGGAGACCAAATAAACTGCCACAGCAGCCGATATGCCGACAGACTTAGCGCCCACCCGAACTCGTTGGCGAATCTTGTCGACCCTATTTCCCGCTATTTTACATTTGTATACATTATAATTAAGGAACAGTATCCATAATATTATCTTTTAAGCAACACATTAAGTTCATAAGATTAGAGCAATAAGagatttcaaaaaaaaaaaacattcttCGTGTTGATGTATGTGTATGAGTGTATGAGTATGAACACATGAAATCAAAATGCACTTTACAATTTTATATTCAATGCATATATTTATGTCTTCATGTTTTAAAAAATCAAGTAATTTAGCTTAATCTAGAAACgacaaaaaatttaattcacTGGTAAgcataattattatttgatacCCAATCTGCCACCGAAATGCTCTTCTGTGGAAgcgttttcaaaaaaaaaaaaaaaaacaagccaaCAGTGTGTAACAAAATACACGGAAAAAATTCATCAGCATTACCAAGGAACCTTGCGTTAAAATTATTCGGATAATCTTGCAGTTCAAGATTACTCGTGGTTGAAAACGGCTGCGGCCCACCTAAAAAATCATAAGTAAGAGCTGTCCCAAATGCAAGCTAAATTGGTAAATTCTTGTTTAATATGCCTCTTCACCTTCACAGAGAAGAAATTCTTTGAGTTGCGCATTTGACGTCAGGGACGCAATCTTCTGATTGCTGGCCGTTAAGAGAGGCGTGTTGGCGAGGTGTGTTGCTGTCGGCAGTTGGAGTCTGCGGCTGGAGTTGGTGTCTTAAGTGGTGTCGTCGTAGGTGAAGTTTGTGCCGAATAGAGAGTTGCACACTTTCACGGCCACGTTGCGACGGGCGATCTTCTTGGATCTGCCGTGGGCGTGGAATTCCTGGTTGTCCACCGTGATTCCCAGATGCTGCATGCCGTTGGTATCGTTGTCGCCAGATGACCCGTAGTTCACGTAGTTGAGTTCCGGGCGCATCTGCAGGGGAATTGATTACTGACAGTGAATATAGTGAGGTGGGCTGGCCTACAATGCAAAGAATGGTCGCCGGGTGCATGGTCTCCCAGCCAGAGGGTAGCTCCGTACGCACTGGCGGCTTCTTTAGCTCCTTTGGCGCGGCGGGAACTGGAGTTCCGGCATCCTCTCTGGCCGGCTGGGCAGCATTGGCCGAAGCGTGCATCTCGGGTACGACATAGCCCTCGCGCTCCCACTCCGCGAACAGCTTGTAGATGGCAAACGAAGCCAGATTCAACATGGGCAGATCATCATCCGGTGCATCGGCCTCATCCTCTTTAGTGTCTATTGGCTCCGCACCTATCTCCACCTGGTGAATACGGGGAGGCTTAGGCGTCATCTTCGCAATTATAAAATCGCGCCAAGCCTTCTCGCAGGCCGCGTTCTTGGCTGTCATCTTTGAGGTACCCTTGCCCTCGTACTGATTGGAGTTCACAGTGACAACGGCCGTGAATCCCCCGTCGGTATTGCTGACGATGGTGAAATCGCTGATGGTCACGCCCTTAACCTCGTTGAGGGCCATCAGAGCGTTCTTGGGGAGCATGGACTTGCGCAGCTGGCGGTTCTGTCGCAGCTTCTTGTCCCGAGTGCGTTCTACGATCGAGTTAAAAGACATATATGTTATTGTAAAAATGTTGAGTAATTTCCAGTCTGTCCTTCCATAAGAACTCTAGTgattcgtgtgtgtgtgtgataaaAGTCTGGGAAAACAGATCACCAAAGAATTCCACGCTTACCAGACGACTTCTTGCGCTTTTGGAAGATCTTTTTAAATGGGATCTTGCCCCCGATGCCGCTGGCACTGGTACTGGCACTGGTATTGTCCTCTATAATGTCGACGGACGGTTCATCTTCGACAGAGATCGGCTCCTCCTTGATGATAACTGGCAAGGGCAGCTTCGAGGCGATGGCGTCCTCATCCGGATTTTCCTGCTGGACGGACGAGTTCGGCACTTGAACGGGGACAGGAGTCGATGGCTGCTGAACAGCCACCGGAGTGGCCGGTGTCGGATATGAAGCCACCGGAGGAGACTGCTGCTCCTGGACATTGGCGGCCTGCAACGGCATTTGGATCAAAGGCTTGACGGTGGCATTGGGATTCTGCGTTTGCGAAAGAGTTAACCGATTAGTTAGCAAAGGCAACGGGCTGGTCCAGTGGGTCGACAGAAAAGCGACTCGCTGGCCAACGGAAACCATCAAGTCGTCAAATTTCCAGGAAGCGTCAGGGTGGTCGGCTGGTCAACTTAAAACCATAGTTCAGGAAATAGCCATGGCCATTCCTGCGACCCAAGTGCCCCGAAACGAAGCTCCGCACCACCGGAGCCACCTGCCCAGCTACTGTGGATCTAGGGTAGGGTAACAATTACCTCATTAATTTTAGGGGTTTAAAAACAGCAAAGTCCGATTAAGAAATAAATGCAGTCTTATGGTGAGTTAATTTTTCGTTAATGTATTCTGTTGCAGCGAGGTTCGagaaaatcaaattcaaattctaaTAGAATTTTCTCCGATATGCAAAAATAGAGTAATTTTTAATGACTAGTGCTCTATAAGTTACACAattctaaaataagttaaattttttctaTTTTAGTAAGAAACAAATCAAACACGAATTCATTTTGGACTTGGAATAGTATAGTTATGGGGATCCTTCGGTCATCGGCTGAGCTCATGGTCGCCGGCTCGTTTCGGGCACTTTCGGTGGAGTGAATGGGCATTGCTATCTGACGCAAAACTAATAATTTTAGTTACAATTTTGGGTGAATGCATTTTCAGTAGCCATAAAAGTTAGCGATAACCGCAAGTCCAGCGTGAAACCATCGCAGTGCTAGCCATCTCTGGTTGATCGAAAGCACGAAGGGAGTGGAATGAGTGCACTGACCAAATGGGTGGGATACAAATGCTATGGAAGAGGGAAAGGTGGGGGTGGGCTGGAGGGTGCATTGTGGATGCTGGTGGAATTCGGACAACGATCTGCAGTGCAGACTCTGCACTTTCGATTAACCCGCTTTTAGTGGCTATTGCAAATGAGTTCACAATTGTAATGAATACACACACTTTCACTTTGTGCGCTGCAAATTATAGAAATAAAATCGAAAACTTTGTTATTTCACAAATCAATTATGGATGAGTCCAaaaatggtttttgttttcgtgaTCTATTTTCACTAGGAACACATCTCTTCACAGGGAAGTTTAAACTCACACTCCTGCACACACTTGGAAAAAATGTAGATTCTTACGTAAATGCCTCCAAAGACAAATGGCTTGTTGTTTGCCGCGAGTGGACGAAGATTTCCCTCCATCTtgattttttcgtttttgtaatttaatttttcactgTTCAAATCACAGAAATAAGCTTACTGCGCTGATGTGAAAAACTTAAATAGGGATGTAATGCATATATCagaatatatgtaaatatatcgATATTTGTTTCacatattttgaaaatcgattcttgtattaaatatattatagaCATTTCACACTGGTCATAGTAATATAACCAAGTGAAGGGATAGAAAGACGGCGGAAAATGAGCGCAGACAACTGATTTTTTTCTaaaataattaacaataatataaaaataacacGAAGATGCCTATTTAAAGTGTCTAAAAATTAatgcgaaaattaaaaattgcaaCAGTATTTCTGTATTTCTTGAGAAATTTTTAGCTTTTAGAGCGTGCTCATGGTAATTCTCTAATTTTTTTGTGACTGACTTACATTTGAATACAGTAAAAGAATAGTATAAAACTCAAACCATACCCGcaacaaaattattaatttaacgCACAAATTTTTTGTTATGATCGTGGTTTATTTTTTGACCAAAAATGTATAgtacttttaaaatatttaagctgAAGACACTGTGCACAAACGACGAGTTAGAAAATGGCAATGCGATAACGTATTAAATCGTTTTCATGACTTGCAAACACAATTTGGCAGTCCGCAGCGTGGGCAAAATCTATAAGGTTCCAATCCTCTAAGATAAGGAATTGAACAACATTGTACCAAAGACGAAACAGGACGTCAAAGATTAAGTGTGCTTGCATAcctaaaatattataaatacaaaacaGGAAAACGTCgtaaaaattttaattcttATAGGTTTAGGGAAATGTAAGTCGACAGCTATCTGAGCTCGCAAGCCGTTTGGAATCCgatgaatatttttatataacaaaTAATGTCGCAAAACTTTTTTTCACTTCGGTACAAGCGCCTGACTAAAATCAATTTACGGTGTCCACGAATATGTAAAATGTACACTGACGATGAACTTGTGTCAAATTTGTATAGCACCTATTTTAACAACATTCTTAACGAGAAAGGTTAGacaacattttaaatataattgttttattCGCGTTTCCACATGtgccaatttgaattttaaaattaaataagaagaaaggcatttttttaaataaaaagacaTGAAATTAACTTAAAATTTTTCGAACTACAATTACACTTTAATTTTTCGTTACATTTTTCAAGCGGCTTgccaactttttttttgtgtgtattAAAAGACTTGATCTTTGGGTTCCTTTCGAGAGTCTTCTTTTCATTTCTCTCAGTTGCTTTTTGACGCCGGGCGCGTGCGCATTTAAAACGATTCTCAAATGAAGTGTTcacaaatttgtttaaatttgaaaacgtTTCGGTATGGACGGAAGAAAAAGGAATTCTTAGTAATTGAAATTCTACGAGAAACAACAacgaaaaacaatttaaaaaaggataataatatacaaaaataagaATACGGCGGTACAACAAATAATTAAGAAATCTGTTTTAGAATTTCATGAATCATTTATAAAGTTAAATCTGTTAAAAAGATCTACGGCTAATTTTGTTGTTTCTTGAACCAAAAACCTAATCTAATATTTTATTCATTATTCTCAGCGCAGTAGTTGTGTAAAATATATTGGCCTTGGTGACTTACGTCACCCAAGATTTTGTATATTAGCAAGCGGTAATTGTTAAGTCAGCGCGTTCGTGTTTATGGGACATTGGAGATTTGTACATCGATGCTGGTGGGAACGAACGGCTATTAAAATTTGGCTGACTGCTTGGGTTGTTTAAATTCGAAAGAAGGAAATTTTGATGACTAAGGGGATAAAACGTATTGTTTTGGAATTGTTTTTGCTGGATTGTATTTCATGGTAATGTGTGGAATTTGGTGGGGTCACTTTTCTCGATGTGGTTCGATTGAAGTTTAGGTTTTAGGTTTATATTATTATGAGAAATGTGGAAACTTTTATTAGTATTTGCAGTGACAGTATAACGCATAAACATTAACTGGAGGAGATTTATAAGAATTATGTGCACATACCGAAATATATTGAGTATGTTTTCATCTGCAAAcccttttttattattatttttacacattttttaaACTAATTGGTTTTATAATTTTGGGTAGCAATGTTAGCATGTATAcattttactatttttttattttttcttttaataatcGTCATAGAAATACTGGTAGTAATTCTACTAAATCGGAATGCAgcatacaaattaaaaaattgcttgtttatttttattattagttagTTGTTATTAGTTacaattagtttttattaaaaattttgagGGTCGTTTTGAAACCTTCACACTTTACCATTTAACGTATAGTATTTCTTATTCCTTTCCTTATAAAACGGGCTTGATTATgacaatatttatattttctatattttatattttaccCGTTACTTGTAGAGTaacgttgaaaagtatgtaacaggcgtTTCCtactatatatagtatatatattcttgatcaggatcaatagccgagtcgatctggccgtgtccgtctgtccgtatgaacgtcgaaatctcacTATAAATGCTAGAatgttgagattcagcatacagattctagagacaaagacgcagcgctAGATTGTTGACctatgttgccacgcccactctaacgcccacaaaccgcacaaaactgtcaCGTCCACATTTCTTAAAAAttgttgaatatttttcatcgcccacgcccacttttgaacaatttttcaattttttctcagtttattccccaatatctatcgatatcccagaaaaattatgacaTTTCGCGTCGCATTCACACCAGCTAAaaaacgggtatctgatagtcgtggAACTctactatagcattctcttttgttttatttttattttatattttttgcatatttaatttgtaaaaGTGAGCGAATATGTGTTTTACAATTTCAGATAACCATTTGGCTATGAGGACTTTAAAACTtaggaaaaatatataaattg
The Drosophila mauritiana strain mau12 chromosome X, ASM438214v1, whole genome shotgun sequence DNA segment above includes these coding regions:
- the LOC117147765 gene encoding double-stranded RNA-specific editase 1-like isoform X2 — encoded protein: MEGNLRPLAANNKPFVFGGIYNPNATVKPLIQMPLQAANVQEQQSPPVASYPTPATPVAVQQPSTPVPVQVPNSSVQQENPDEDAIASKLPLPVIIKEEPISVEDEPSVDIIEDNTSASTSASGIGGKIPFKKIFQKRKKSSERTRDKKLRQNRQLRKSMLPKNALMALNEVKGVTISDFTIVSNTDGGFTAVVTVNSNQYEGKGTSKMTAKNAACEKAWRDFIIAKMTPKPPRIHQVEIGAEPIDTKEDEADAPDDDLPMLNLASFAIYKLFAEWEREGYVVPEMHASANAAQPAREDAGTPVPAAPKELKKPPVRTELPSGWETMHPATILCIMRPELNYVNYGSSGDNDTNGMQHLGITVDNQEFHAHGRSKKIARRNVAVKVCNSLFGTNFTYDDTT
- the LOC117147765 gene encoding double-stranded RNA-specific editase 1-like isoform X1; protein product: MVSVGQRVAFLSTHWTSPLPLLTNRLTLSQTQNPNATVKPLIQMPLQAANVQEQQSPPVASYPTPATPVAVQQPSTPVPVQVPNSSVQQENPDEDAIASKLPLPVIIKEEPISVEDEPSVDIIEDNTSASTSASGIGGKIPFKKIFQKRKKSSERTRDKKLRQNRQLRKSMLPKNALMALNEVKGVTISDFTIVSNTDGGFTAVVTVNSNQYEGKGTSKMTAKNAACEKAWRDFIIAKMTPKPPRIHQVEIGAEPIDTKEDEADAPDDDLPMLNLASFAIYKLFAEWEREGYVVPEMHASANAAQPAREDAGTPVPAAPKELKKPPVRTELPSGWETMHPATILCIMRPELNYVNYGSSGDNDTNGMQHLGITVDNQEFHAHGRSKKIARRNVAVKVCNSLFGTNFTYDDTT
- the LOC117147765 gene encoding double-stranded RNA-specific editase 1-like isoform X3; translated protein: MPLQAANVQEQQSPPVASYPTPATPVAVQQPSTPVPVQVPNSSVQQENPDEDAIASKLPLPVIIKEEPISVEDEPSVDIIEDNTSASTSASGIGGKIPFKKIFQKRKKSSERTRDKKLRQNRQLRKSMLPKNALMALNEVKGVTISDFTIVSNTDGGFTAVVTVNSNQYEGKGTSKMTAKNAACEKAWRDFIIAKMTPKPPRIHQVEIGAEPIDTKEDEADAPDDDLPMLNLASFAIYKLFAEWEREGYVVPEMHASANAAQPAREDAGTPVPAAPKELKKPPVRTELPSGWETMHPATILCIMRPELNYVNYGSSGDNDTNGMQHLGITVDNQEFHAHGRSKKIARRNVAVKVCNSLFGTNFTYDDTT